The following DNA comes from Sebastes umbrosus isolate fSebUmb1 chromosome 8, fSebUmb1.pri, whole genome shotgun sequence.
TTAGTatcatataaatgtaatttttagaaGACAGGGTTGGCCAAAAAATCCACAAGCCAGCGCAAAACCAGGGCCCTGAAAATATCTGCCCTGTGAAAGGCCTTTACTGCTGCCGTTCACTTATTTTGTCTGTCTAAAATCAGATGTACATTATTCACAATTAATGTCTTTTAGTCTTTAACCTACATTAGAAATGCAGTTGTGTTTACATAATCTGTGGAGATGCAGCAATCGAGATAAACTCTCTGTGAAGTTTAAACACTCCAGATCAAGTGTTAGTTTGTTATTGGTCCAACTAACCTTTTGGGTTGTTTGCAGCAGCAGATTTTGCTCCACACAGTTTTCCATACGGCCATCCTGAGTGAATGGCTCGCACACAGATAGAGGGACGGAGTACACAGAGCGTTGCTCCTGGATAAGATGGTCATTGGGTTTACAGCGTCATTTTTAATGACAATAAATTTCCCCGTCAGCCAAGCCACAATCAAATAGAGCACGGCTGGGCTCCACAAcactacaaagaaaaaaaccACCATGACTATGATGAACAAGGACTCTTTCTTACTGTCTCTCTCCGGGCCCGGCGGCTCTCGCAGCAGCTGGTGTCTCGCCACGAAGAGCAACTTGATGGTCATGCCTATTTTCGTGATAATAATCAGCAGCAGACTGATTCTGCTGTATATTGCGATCTCTATGGCTTTAGAAAGAGGCACCATGTGCTTTATAAGCAGCTGACCGTAAACATGCACCCAGCTATACACGTTGATACATATAATCACTCTTGTGGTGATGACGCGACCATAAAAGAATGGATGACACACGGCAAAATATCGGTCAAACTGGGCAAATAGAAACGTCATGATATTAACTCCAAGAAGCGATGGCAAAATGTAATAAGTCCCATTTTTAGAAGGAAAGCCCACATGCACATCAAAGAGAAATTGGTAGAAAATACCACAGCCGGTCATTGTATCACAAATACTTGTGTTCAGCATAAATATAAACCGATTTTGTCTTAAAAGTGCACGGGTCCCAATAATACCACATGCCACGGAACCGGCCACTATCACGGTGCTAGCCCCGGCCAAGatgtgaaatataaaaatgaaatagtCCCCTGGACTGTCAAAGTCAAAAGCCAGAGGAATGAGCGTTATGTTGACCGAGAGGATCATGATGGAAGCAGCCCAACCTGAACTGCGACAACAAAAGAGCAGCAGCCCTGTTTTAAAGTTAAGGAGGAGACAATGATCAATGACGTCCCATCGCCCTTTACCCTTGTGatccatttatttttgaattattttccattcaacatttctcaaccgatttcaacgaGTCGATTTATATTCAATCGTCTATGATCTACATGGAGTAACGTTACATTTTcgttacgattttttttcttccaaagattttggtgaaaaactgttaaatacgtTAACGTCACTGCTTCCGGTTCATGGATCACCGGTCTGTCTTTCGATATGGCGTTCAATTAATTGTTATGTAATGATTAAAAACTAGTACTATCAtgtcacatttatattatatttatatttatagaatTTTAGAATTTAGAATTTAGAATTTAGAATTTAGAATGTAGAATTCATCAGCTGTTCAAGTGTTCTTTACAAAACGTTTATTGCTTCCATAACATCAGATACGAGATAACGTTCGTTATTGTTAGCTAATCGATATAAGTTAATGTTAGTTTATTGATGTTCATATCTAACATGATATTGTGTTTATAACATGAAATGTACGATACGCATTAAAAGCGATATGTGTCCAAtattgcaaacaataaaactgatggCATGTCTCTTGACCTGTGCCTCCGTCATTTTAGACTGTAATCGAGTCGCCTACTATAATGATGCCAGTTAAACGTCCACCTACAAAGTGCtctaaaagcaaaacaaaatgccGTCCGTTCTATTgttatatttaatgtctctaccaaaatggcctgtgttgaacaataaaaatattataaatatgcatactattataactgtTTACTGACTTgcttatttaacatttttgcccggctgcttcccagaggagcattaGGTGGGCGATGGatataaatggaagttagaaaaatccagcacacagactttgagagcaatctcaaactttttcatgtcaaggaccttcGAAGGATGTAAACTAGACAACAGACCATGGTGTATAAGACGTTGTGCCCTGTGCtgttgccctgcgtgttagtaaatagcctacaactacattaaactctgtttatgtcatgctgctagcactactagctactggccgataacCGGTTGTTTGGAAAACAGAGAGGCCTCTTTCACGGCaggaattattataattattgttacTTGTATTATTTACATGACATCCTCCAGTGTCAAAATACTACAGATGAAGACATTGTGTAAAAATCTTACTTTACTACTACTGCAGCATCACCTGATGCCTCTTATTGTCATTTCAGTTCCACAGTTGTCAGCTTATAGAATTTCCATTAAATCAGAAAGTCAAATCAAATGCTGTGCCTTGCATTTCATTAGAATAAAAACTTGAGAATTTATGTTGATATAATCTCAAATTGTAAGATAAAAACTATTGTCTAAAATGATCAAACTTGTCCTGGGTTTAGCTGATGGTTTTCACGGCAGAAAAGTTGACTCTTCATTGCAGgaaaaaacacaggtgtaataatattaataagaatgaacaataataataataataataataataataataataataacaataacactaATGTGTTTTCCCATTTGCATCGTGGTGTATATTCACTGGCAACGTTTTTCGAGTAGTGCGAACAGTGCAACATTTATGTAAACCAtacctatattattattattattattattattaacaataataataataataataataataataataataataatctaggCGACCATAATGTTTCCTCCTAAATTAGTAGTatgtaaatgtcatttttaggagacagggttggtcaGAAAATGATTCTATTGTCGTTATCTCTCCCTCCAGGAAATAGACGACACCGTGGTTCTTCTGTTACTGATGGATTTAATAACTTATTAATTGCACCTCAGTCAATATCACCGTCATCAAATCCACCGTCGcatcacacacaaactgtaACATGCTATGGTAAATATAatctacaaaacaaaacactaaataaacatatttcacTGGCTGTACACAGCCGAGGGGGATTAAGTCCACTTGAagatcgtttttttttttcaaatgcaatcatcttaaacttaaacttaaacttttcAGCGGAGAATAAAATCGATCGGTTGCTTTACGTCTTTTAGAGGGAAAATGCCACAACTAAATGTGTCCCCGCACAGACTTAAACATAGTTCCTAGTGTTAATACAAACAACTCAATTGCATACATaacattatgtaaacaaacatataaaataatgtcATACATAATTACGGAAGTTAAAGTCATATtcaatgtctctaccgaaatggcctgtgttgaacaatacaaatattataaatgcatactattataattatttacttacttatttatttataagtttatttatttattaaactttttttgccCAGCTGCTTCctagaggagcataaagtgagcgatggacataaaaggaagttagaaaaaaatccagcacacagattttgagagcaatctcaaactttttcatgtcaaggacttCCACAATAGATATACAATAGACACACAGATAGTACACAGACCAGGgttgtataagaggttgtgatGTTTACGCTTCATGGCAAGAAAAATAcaggtgtaataataataataataataatctaggCAACACAATGTTTCCTCCTAAATTACTAGCATATTCCTAATTTTTAGCAGGGTTGGCAAAATAAATCCGATGTACATTATTTACTATAAAtgatttactttacttttaaaatgtcattgaaTGCTTCTTTAAGTTACATATGAAATGCAGTTGTGTTTTCATATTCCGTGGAGACTCTGTAAAGTTTAAACACTCCAGATCAAGTGTTAGTTTGTTATTGGTCCAACTAACCTTTTGGGTTGTTTGCAGCAGCAGATTTTGCTCCACACAATTTTCCACACGGCCATCCTGAGTGAATGGCTCGCACACAGATAGAGGGACGGAGTAAACAGAGCGTTGCTCCTGGATAAGATGGTCATTGGGTTTACAGCGTCGTTTTTAATGACAATCAATGTCCCCGTCAGCGAAGCCAGAACCATATAGAGCACGGATGGGTTCCACAAcactacaaagaaaaaaaccACCATGACTATGATGAACAAGGACTCTTTCTTACTGTCTCTCTCCGGGCCCGGCGGCTCTCGCAGCAGCTGGTGTCTCGCCACGAAGAGCAACTTGATGGTCATGCCTATTTTCGTGATAATAATCAGCAGCAGACTGATTCTGCTGTATATTGCGATCTCTATGGCTTTAGAAAGAGGCACCATGTGCTTTATAAGCAGCTGACCGTAAACATGCACCCAGCTATACACGTTGATACATATAATCACTCTTGTGGTGATGAAGCGACCATAAAAGAATGGATGACACACGGCAAAATATCGGTCAAACTGGGCAAATAGAAACGTCATGATATTAACTCCAAGAAGCGATGGCAAAATGTAATAAGTCCCATTTTTAGAAGGAAAGCCCACATGCACATCAAAGAGAAATTGGTAGAAAATACCACAGCCGGTCATTGTATCACAAATACTTGTGTTCAGCATGAATATAAACCGATTTTGTCTTAAAAGTGCACGGGTCCCAATAATACCACATGCCACGGAACCGGCCACTATCACGGTGCTAGCCCCGGCCAAGatgtgaaatataaaaatgaaatagtCCCCTGGACTGTCAAAGTCAAAAGCCAGAGGAAGGAGCGTTATGTTGACCGAGAGGATCATGATGGAAGCAGCCCAACCTGAACTGCGACAACAAAAGAGCAGCAGCCctgttttaaagttttttttaagaggAAGAGACAATGATCAATGA
Coding sequences within:
- the LOC119493275 gene encoding uncharacterized protein LOC119493275 yields the protein MILSVNITLLPLAFDFDSPGDYFIFIFHILAGASTVIVAGSVACGIIGTRALLRQNRFIFMLNTSICDTMTGCGIFYQFLFDVHVGFPSKNGTYYILPSLLGVNIMTFLFAQFDRYFAVCHPFFYGRFITTRVIICINVYSWVHVYGQLLIKHMVPLSKAIEIAIYSRISLLLIIITKIGMTIKLLFVARHQLLREPPGPERDSKKESLFIIVMVVFFFVVLWNPSVLYMVLASLTGTLIVIKNDAVNPMTILSRSNALFTPSLYLCASHSLRMAVWKIVWSKICCCKQPKRLVGPITN
- the LOC119493274 gene encoding uncharacterized protein LOC119493274, with translation MILSVNITLIPLAFDFDSPGDYFIFIFHILAGASTVIVAGSVACGIIGTRALLRQNRFIFMLNTSICDTMTGCGIFYQFLFDVHVGFPSKNGTYYILPSLLGVNIMTFLFAQFDRYFAVCHPFFYGRVITTRVIICINVYSWVHVYGQLLIKHMVPLSKAIEIAIYSRISLLLIIITKIGMTIKLLFVARHQLLREPPGPERDSKKESLFIIVMVVFFFVVLWSPAVLYLIVAWLTGKFIVIKNDAVNPMTILSRSNALCTPSLYLCASHSLRMAVWKTVWSKICCCKQPKRLVGPITN